From Triticum urartu cultivar G1812 chromosome 2, Tu2.1, whole genome shotgun sequence, a single genomic window includes:
- the LOC125536524 gene encoding major facilitator superfamily domain-containing protein 12-like, protein MVKMIGTEPSSELEWDEPLGRVPIFSYGSGHMLNDITSSCWFTYLLVFLTDVGLSPSDAAIVMLSGQLADGFTTIFVGELIDRFGHFKLWHAGGSILVAISFSSVFGSCLPCKLTGTNSSTLETVGYSIFASIFNVGWAVTQVAHMSMVNCMTSNPTSRVALVSCRNAFTMVANLSLYGIALLIFTLMRSVSVLVQYRWIAYTAISIGCCFVVAFLIGTKEPGLNQPSQDKSLSRISWAHWFKKVLYYQVALVYMCTRLVTNVSQAFLAFYVINDLGMHQSSKALVPAIIYVCSLVVSVMLQETRWSGWRLKNYFSAGAMIWILSGIGIVLLPSSMHNFMYALSITIGAANALMTVTSISMEGVLVGEDLNGCAFVYGSLSFIDKVSCGIALYILESYQGSTKISENQELAYGYSVTRLGLGLVPAVFSLLSAIVAHTMDLPEARRRPLVEPLLA, encoded by the exons ATGGTTAAAATGATTGGTACTGAGCCATCAAGTGAATTAGAATGGGATGAGCCATTAGGAAGGGTGCCAATCTTTTCCTATGGCTCTGGGCATATGCTAAATGATATCACATCATCTTGTTGGTTTACATATTTGTTGGTATTCTTGACGGACGTCGGCCTTAGTCCAAG TGATGCTGCTATTGTCATGCTTTCCGGTCAGTTGGCGGATGGCTTCACAACAATCTTTGTTGGTGAGCTG ATTGATCGTTTTGGACATTTCAAACTGTGGCATGCAGGAGGATCTATTCTAGTAGCAATTTCCTTCTCATCTGTTTTTGGTAGCTGTTTGCCTTGCAAACTCACGGGGACTAATTCGTCAACTCTGGAGACTGTTGGATACAGCATATTTGCCTCTATTTTTAATGTTGGTTGGGCAGTTACCCAAGTCGCTCACAT GTCAATGGTGAACTGCATGACGTCAAACCCAACAAGTCGGGTTGCACTAGTGAGCTGCCGCAATGCCTTCACGATG GTCGCAAATCTTAGCTTGTATGGCATTGCTTTGTTGATATTTACTCTAATGCGGTCAGTGAGTGTATTAGTTCAG TATCGTTGGATTGCTTATACGGCCATTTCCATCGGATGTTGTTTTGTTGTCGCGTTCTTGATTGGAACAAAAGAGCCAGG GTTAAATCAACCTTCTCAGGATAAGAGCCTCTCCAGAATTTCATGGGCCCACTGGTTCAAGAAAGTATTGTACTACCAAGTTGCTCTAGTCTACATGTGCACTAGATTGGTAACCAATGTTTCGCAG GCATTTCTTGCTTTCTACGTGATAAATGATTTGGGAATGCACCAATCTTCCAAAGCGCTG GTACCTGCTATTATCTATGTATGCAGCTTGGTAGTATCTGTCATGTTACAG GAGACTAGATGGTCGGGTTGGCGTCTAAAAAACTACTTCTCAGCTGGAGCAATGATTTGGATATTGTCCGGCATTGGAATTGTTCTCTTACCAAGCAGTATGCACAACTTCATGTATGCCCTTTCAATCACGATAGGAGCGGCCAATGCACTTATGACA GTCACAAGTATCAGCATGGAAGGTGTTTTAGTAGGAGAAGATCTAAATGGTTGTGCTTTTGTATACGGCTCTTTAAGTTTTATTGACAAAGTGTCATGTGGCATAGCGTTGTATATCCTCGAGTCCTACCAAG GAAGCACCAAGATCAGTGAGAACCAAGAATTGGCATACGGCTATTCCGTTACGAGACTCGGTCTGGGGCTAGTTCCAGCCGTCTTCTCGCTTCTTTCAGCCATAGTAGCTCATACCATGGACCTCCCTGAAGCTCGACGGAGACCTCTAGTGGAGCCTCTTCTTGCCTAA